In a single window of the Natrialba magadii ATCC 43099 genome:
- a CDS encoding S8 family serine peptidase — protein MTDSREQLTALLLTALMVLSLVAIAGTGLAGSVAATEHSDAQSAVDADADGPASIDAELEEASGTEQIYIVLDQYDGQLSDDRDRAIAQLQEHAEVSQAAATEDIDALAGVDVINDYWITNAIRAEVDTSAVDTAELAMIDGAETIQLRPDYEVPEPEPSVEPAVEPDEDDYTYGLDQVNASETWADFNTQGEDVKVAVLDTGFDIDHQDLDLYTEDADDPTYPGGWVEIDADGDPVEGSEPYDTHYHGTHVGGTVGAAAPADDDTPAYGVAPNVDLQHGLVLPDGSGADSDTIAGFEYVVEEMDSDVVSMSFGAGCGLTGPVYEDAWIPVIQNANDMDVVAVTSSGNSGEGCVGSPANTYDSFSIGASNEAGDITDFSSGNTIAADNWDNPDPEWPDEWVKPDVSAPGEDVLSAMPDDEYDYLDGTSMSAPHVSGVIALMLSANDDLTQEEIEETLEETAWKPDGEPDEKDVRYGHGIVDAYAAVDEVAAGALEYELGDVDQDGDVTVQDVQLTQQYLQDMDPEPFAEDLADMDRDGEVTTDDLSLLQQKVQGMLDEGEIDITGLDVPDEVDDGEMFEVTVDLENLGEEGAVQEVDLFLGDDDEPVDTEVVDMAAPGVDDPIDHPAETTITFELDAGDLDGGDHTITVETEDADASDTVTVLASNFELSNLDAPDEADRGDEITVSADVENTGNVDDTQAVEYRFDDLGDALYAQNVTLEADEETTVTFDVGTENITEGTYDHGVFTEDDEATATIDILEAFFSVDITDAPEELAPGETYNVSADVVNSGDAPDEQTISYEVTEGETDVAVVDGDVDEEELREELADRGVDDVDLDELVEGADNLADTLQDELDDSYDVETVNADDLLDEVDAYDVFVVNDFDGADVDTFLDELADDQGVIYLENWGSSSNAVSDLSDATDDPSSVEDGFSGSAPIMLDITDDHALFDGVADAGETIELHDASDADRAWFDGYSGDVIADVGDGTPDGASVGVSEDDDHVLLAAFGRSSFITNADFSDESNAIMANAVEHVDDYAGTASATDHTSEVVSLEPNESATVEFTNTLAEDDGELEWHHVVESDDDIATAPFTIDDGPNWNVKGTVSDDVTDEPIENASVELEAGNETYTNVTDADGEFGLANVPAGEHNLTVDAEGYAAHTESVEVPEDDIVTVDVGLEELPGTISGDVTASDDDAPVENATIVAENDDGDVHEATTDENGSYELDGVSAGTYVVNVVDTPPGYEIDEIVTVAPGEHVDDVDFVVDRTAGSIEGTVTNAAGVPIADANVIDADDGAFNVTTAEDGSYEIEDVTPGTNALRAVADGYDDSNVEFVDVETGETTTANLTLGTYFEVDDLAAPDTAEQGEEITVNATVTNTGEQEDTRTVFYFPPGTDFGTDVIDYQPELAETVTLEGGESTTVEFTYEVGADDEPGEYEHGVSADEVESTFITIEGDEDDGEPVFDVSDLDAPADAEPNETVSVTATLENTGDDAGTQTVTYAFDDETVANETVSLDATESTELEFSTELPADEGTYEHTVSSENDSATAQTDVEEAGEPEPAYFEVTEHDAPESVDAGEELTVNATITNTGDEADQQDIFLFWDAAMSDLEDAESVAELREAGIDSMESIELEGGESDTVTLTHEVDSETEPGTYQYTVSTLQEMADGEVTVDDAAEVAFPADPGGFDGAPPGAALGANPFENGIANGIGLLG, from the coding sequence ATGACAGACTCACGAGAACAACTGACCGCCCTCCTGCTCACCGCCCTCATGGTGCTTTCGCTCGTTGCGATCGCTGGCACCGGGCTGGCAGGGAGCGTTGCGGCAACGGAGCACAGTGACGCCCAATCAGCTGTCGATGCCGACGCCGACGGACCGGCATCGATTGACGCCGAACTCGAAGAAGCGAGTGGGACAGAACAGATATACATCGTCCTCGATCAGTACGATGGGCAACTGAGTGACGATCGCGACCGTGCGATCGCACAGTTGCAGGAGCACGCTGAGGTGTCGCAGGCGGCTGCGACCGAGGATATCGACGCACTCGCTGGCGTCGACGTAATCAACGACTACTGGATCACGAACGCGATTCGCGCCGAGGTTGACACGAGCGCAGTCGACACGGCTGAACTTGCGATGATCGACGGCGCAGAAACGATTCAGCTCCGCCCGGACTACGAGGTGCCGGAACCGGAGCCATCCGTCGAGCCAGCCGTTGAACCTGACGAAGACGACTACACGTACGGTCTCGATCAGGTCAACGCCTCTGAGACCTGGGCTGACTTCAACACCCAGGGTGAGGACGTGAAGGTCGCAGTGCTCGACACTGGCTTCGACATTGATCACCAGGATCTGGACCTCTACACCGAGGATGCAGATGACCCGACCTACCCAGGTGGCTGGGTCGAGATCGACGCGGACGGTGACCCAGTCGAGGGCTCCGAGCCATACGACACGCACTATCACGGCACGCACGTCGGTGGCACGGTTGGTGCAGCCGCACCGGCTGACGACGATACGCCGGCCTACGGTGTCGCGCCGAACGTCGACCTGCAGCACGGCCTCGTGCTGCCGGACGGCTCGGGTGCAGACTCCGACACCATCGCTGGCTTCGAGTACGTCGTCGAAGAGATGGATTCGGACGTGGTCAGCATGAGCTTCGGTGCCGGCTGTGGCCTCACCGGTCCAGTGTACGAAGACGCCTGGATCCCGGTGATTCAGAACGCCAACGACATGGATGTCGTCGCAGTCACCTCCTCGGGTAACTCCGGCGAGGGCTGTGTCGGCTCGCCAGCGAACACCTACGACTCGTTCAGTATCGGTGCCTCGAACGAAGCCGGCGATATCACCGACTTCTCCAGCGGCAACACCATCGCCGCCGACAACTGGGACAACCCCGACCCAGAGTGGCCAGACGAGTGGGTCAAACCAGACGTCTCCGCACCCGGCGAAGACGTCCTGAGCGCGATGCCAGACGACGAGTACGACTACCTGGACGGCACCTCGATGTCCGCACCGCACGTCTCCGGCGTGATCGCCCTCATGCTCTCGGCCAACGACGACCTCACACAGGAGGAAATCGAGGAGACACTCGAGGAGACCGCCTGGAAGCCTGACGGCGAACCCGACGAAAAGGACGTTCGCTACGGCCACGGCATCGTCGACGCTTACGCCGCTGTCGACGAAGTTGCTGCGGGTGCACTCGAGTACGAACTCGGTGACGTCGACCAGGACGGCGATGTAACGGTCCAGGACGTGCAGCTAACCCAGCAGTACCTCCAGGATATGGATCCTGAGCCGTTCGCCGAGGACCTCGCGGACATGGACCGCGACGGTGAGGTCACGACGGACGACCTGAGCCTGCTCCAGCAGAAGGTACAGGGCATGCTCGACGAGGGTGAGATCGACATTACGGGACTCGACGTGCCCGACGAAGTCGACGATGGTGAGATGTTCGAAGTCACCGTCGACCTCGAAAACCTCGGTGAGGAGGGTGCTGTCCAGGAAGTTGACCTCTTCCTTGGCGACGACGATGAGCCGGTCGACACCGAAGTCGTCGACATGGCAGCACCCGGCGTCGACGACCCGATTGACCACCCAGCAGAGACGACGATCACGTTCGAACTCGACGCGGGTGACCTCGACGGCGGCGACCACACTATCACCGTCGAAACCGAGGACGCGGACGCGAGCGACACGGTCACAGTCCTTGCGTCGAACTTCGAACTCTCGAACCTCGACGCACCTGACGAAGCCGACCGCGGTGACGAAATTACCGTCAGCGCAGATGTCGAGAACACGGGCAACGTCGACGACACCCAGGCCGTCGAGTACCGCTTCGACGACCTCGGTGACGCACTGTACGCACAGAACGTCACGCTCGAGGCCGACGAGGAGACGACGGTCACGTTCGATGTCGGCACGGAGAACATCACTGAAGGGACCTACGACCACGGTGTCTTCACCGAGGACGATGAGGCAACGGCCACAATCGACATCCTCGAAGCGTTCTTCAGCGTCGACATCACCGACGCACCTGAGGAACTCGCACCTGGCGAGACCTATAACGTCAGCGCGGATGTCGTGAACTCCGGCGACGCGCCGGACGAACAGACGATCTCTTACGAGGTCACGGAAGGCGAAACCGACGTTGCGGTCGTCGACGGCGACGTCGACGAAGAGGAACTCCGCGAGGAACTCGCCGACCGCGGTGTCGATGATGTCGATCTCGACGAACTCGTCGAGGGAGCCGACAACCTGGCAGATACGCTACAGGACGAACTCGACGACTCCTACGACGTAGAGACGGTCAACGCAGATGACCTGCTCGACGAGGTCGATGCCTACGATGTCTTCGTCGTCAACGACTTCGACGGCGCAGACGTCGATACGTTCCTCGACGAACTCGCAGACGACCAGGGCGTCATCTACCTCGAGAACTGGGGCAGCAGCTCGAACGCAGTGAGCGACCTGTCCGATGCTACTGACGACCCATCGTCCGTCGAGGACGGCTTCAGTGGCTCTGCACCGATTATGCTCGACATCACCGACGACCACGCACTGTTCGATGGCGTCGCTGATGCGGGCGAGACGATCGAACTTCACGACGCGTCCGATGCTGACCGTGCATGGTTTGACGGCTACAGCGGCGACGTCATCGCTGACGTCGGCGATGGCACGCCAGACGGCGCCTCCGTCGGCGTGAGCGAGGACGACGACCACGTCCTGCTCGCCGCGTTCGGTCGCTCCTCGTTCATCACGAACGCGGACTTCAGCGACGAGTCGAACGCCATCATGGCAAACGCTGTCGAGCACGTCGACGACTACGCTGGCACAGCCAGCGCAACCGACCACACGAGTGAGGTCGTCTCGCTCGAACCGAACGAATCGGCCACCGTCGAGTTCACGAACACCCTCGCCGAAGACGACGGCGAACTCGAGTGGCACCACGTTGTCGAGAGCGACGACGATATTGCGACTGCACCGTTCACCATCGACGACGGACCGAACTGGAACGTCAAGGGAACGGTCTCCGACGATGTCACCGACGAACCGATCGAAAACGCGAGTGTCGAACTGGAAGCTGGCAACGAAACGTACACGAACGTGACCGATGCCGACGGCGAATTCGGTCTCGCAAACGTTCCTGCCGGCGAGCACAACCTGACGGTTGACGCCGAGGGCTACGCGGCCCACACTGAGTCCGTCGAGGTTCCCGAAGACGACATCGTCACCGTCGACGTTGGTCTCGAGGAACTGCCCGGAACGATCAGCGGTGACGTGACCGCAAGCGACGACGACGCACCAGTCGAGAATGCAACCATCGTCGCCGAGAACGACGACGGCGATGTCCACGAGGCGACGACCGACGAGAACGGCTCGTACGAACTCGACGGCGTCTCGGCAGGCACGTACGTCGTCAACGTCGTCGACACACCACCGGGCTACGAGATTGACGAGATCGTCACCGTCGCACCCGGCGAACACGTCGACGATGTCGACTTCGTCGTCGACCGCACCGCCGGTTCGATCGAAGGCACCGTCACGAACGCCGCTGGCGTCCCAATCGCTGACGCGAACGTGATTGACGCCGACGACGGCGCGTTCAACGTGACGACCGCCGAGGACGGCTCCTACGAAATCGAGGACGTCACGCCCGGCACGAACGCGCTCCGCGCGGTCGCTGATGGCTACGACGACTCGAACGTCGAGTTCGTCGACGTTGAGACCGGCGAGACGACGACCGCGAACCTCACGCTCGGCACCTACTTCGAGGTCGACGACCTCGCAGCACCTGACACCGCCGAGCAGGGTGAGGAGATCACCGTCAACGCGACGGTCACCAACACCGGCGAGCAGGAAGACACCCGAACGGTGTTCTACTTCCCGCCGGGCACTGACTTCGGCACCGACGTTATCGACTACCAGCCTGAACTGGCCGAGACGGTCACACTCGAGGGCGGCGAGTCGACGACGGTCGAGTTCACCTACGAGGTCGGTGCTGACGACGAACCGGGCGAGTACGAACACGGTGTCTCGGCTGACGAGGTCGAATCGACGTTCATCACCATCGAAGGCGACGAAGACGACGGCGAACCCGTCTTCGACGTGTCGGACCTCGACGCACCGGCAGATGCTGAACCGAACGAGACCGTGTCGGTCACCGCCACGCTCGAAAACACCGGCGACGACGCCGGCACGCAGACGGTCACCTACGCGTTCGACGACGAGACCGTCGCCAACGAGACCGTCTCGCTCGACGCAACCGAGTCGACGGAACTCGAGTTCAGTACCGAACTCCCAGCGGATGAAGGTACGTACGAACACACTGTCTCGTCCGAGAACGACTCTGCGACGGCACAGACCGACGTTGAAGAGGCTGGCGAGCCGGAGCCAGCGTACTTCGAAGTGACCGAGCACGACGCACCGGAGTCCGTTGACGCAGGCGAGGAACTGACGGTCAACGCGACGATCACGAACACCGGCGACGAAGCGGACCAGCAGGACATCTTCCTGTTCTGGGACGCTGCGATGAGCGACCTCGAGGACGCGGAGTCTGTGGCTGAACTCCGCGAGGCAGGTATCGACTCGATGGAATCGATCGAACTCGAGGGTGGCGAATCCGACACGGTGACGCTCACCCACGAGGTCGATTCGGAGACGGAACCGGGTACCTACCAGTACACGGTTTCGACGCTGCAGGAGATGGCTGACGGTGAAGTGACGGTTGATGACGCTGCAGAAGTCGCCTTCCCAGCAGATCCGGGCGGTTTCGATGGGGCACCACCGGGAGCAGCGCTCGGTGCGAACCCGTTTGAAAACGGTATCGCGAACGGAATCGGACTGCTCGGCTAA